A DNA window from Helianthus annuus cultivar XRQ/B chromosome 15, HanXRQr2.0-SUNRISE, whole genome shotgun sequence contains the following coding sequences:
- the LOC110918997 gene encoding proline-rich protein 36-like produces MSSSSDTGVSDTLDPLAIVSDDEILPESEVYTSDTTSTDKDDFQPFALPDFGDDVPLADGPFDGDLPFIQIPAPLSLAAVPVEDLPLDALSDDDIDLFIEGPPEGDQDGGAPMDDDIPVDEPVVPIVEVPAVDAIILPPVEAPVTEALSDPFGPDSFESVSSATLHAQGVQHYSIDTDTDMAMSAAPIVPRDLDPDPEVEFVPADPAPAGPELGVVPEPDHVDLPVVAPPVVDAPAIAPPVTDVPVVDRAPFATHVDPRYADTRNGWIEDDDDYPPFVIPITPPAAPVFAPLDIPQFHPHISDVHRTDLPITFLQDIPPPRPGEGPSTQHHDHMPPTSAAIPFMPPFVPAAHIAFLSSAPTGEPFMWSSPNVMPLSDPYHPFHVGYTTNDLLISLQLQQDALSRRVQELKRIPRPPPCHGQSPFATPPAPLPLHPDSDVRFLTPEQQIAYLLRVVHALEEDWVHMRRLLFFPPPPPPPPPPSA; encoded by the coding sequence atgTCATCTTCTTCTGATACGGGAGTGTCAGACACGCTGGATCCTCTAGCGATAGTCTCGGACGACGAGATTCTACCTGAGAGCGAGGTGTATACATCGGATACTACGAGTACTGACaaggacgacttccagccctttgcccTACCGGACTTTGGGGACGATGTGCCTTTAGCTGATGGTCCTTTCGATGGGGATCTACCTTTCATTCAGATCCCTGCTCCTCTCTCTCTCGCCGCAGTTCCTGTTGAGGATCTGCCACTTGACGCGTTATCAGATGACGATATCGATCTATTCATTGAGGGTCCCCCGGAGGGTGACCAGGATGGTGGGGCCCCTATGGATGACGATATTCCGGTTGATGAACCTGTTGTTCCTATTGTTGAGGTTCCTGCTGTTGATGCTATTATTTTGCCACCTGTCGAGGCTCCTGTCACGGAGGCCTTATCTGATCCGTTTGGTCCCGACTCGTTTGAGTCTGTATCATCTGCTACTCTTCACGCCCAGGGCGTGCAGCACTACTCCATCGACACTGATACAGACATGGCGATGTCTGCTGCACCCATTGTTCCCCGTGACCTTGACCCGGATCCTGAGGTTGAGTTTGTACCTGCTGATCCTGCTCCAGCTGGTCCTGAGCTTGGAGTTGTACCAGAGCCTGATCATGTTGATCTACCAGTCGTGGCACCACCCGTTGTTGACGCACCAGCCATTGCACCACCAGTTACTGATGTTCCTGTTGTTGACCGTGCACCGTTTGCCACGCATGTCGATCCTAGATATGCTGACACCCGTAATGGGTggattgaggatgatgatgactaTCCTCCATTTGTTATACCAATCACTCCTCCTGCTGCACCTGTTTTTGCACCTCTTGATATTCCCCAGTTCCACCCACATATATCTGACGTCCATCGCACAGACTTACCCATTACATTTCTCCAGGACATTCCTcctccccgtccaggggaaggaccATCTACTCAGCATCACGATCACATGCCACCTACGTCAGCAGCTATTCCATTTATGCCCCCTTTTGTACCTGCCGCACACATTGCTTTTCTTTCGTCAGCACCCACGGGCGAGCCATTTATGTGGTCATCTCCCAATGTCATGCCTTTGTCAGATCCATATCATCCTTTTCATGTTGGGTATACGACGAATGATTTACTTATATCCTTGCAGTTACAGCAGGATGCGTTGAGCCGACGAGTCCAGGAGCTGAAGAGGATTCCGCGTCCTCCCCCTTGTCATGGTCAGTCTCCATTTGCTACACCACCAGCTCCTCTTCCACTACACCCGGATTCTGATGTCCGCTTCCTCACTCCGGAGCAGCAGATTGCTTACCTGCTGCGCGTTGTCCACGCACTAGAGGAGGATTGGGTGCATATGCGCCGTTTGCTTTTcttccctcctcctcctcctcctcctcctcccccaTCAGCTTGA